A region of Armatimonadota bacterium DNA encodes the following proteins:
- a CDS encoding FtsX-like permease family protein, with protein sequence MLTLFRFISWRHLAGERFKTAVAVLGVALGIAVFLAIRLANGSVLAAFRSTVDAVSGKAQLRVYGGPQGLADGAYLKVRGAREVAAVAPIVEAAVVAPDWHNMPVTVLGVDLFSEPAFRSYTLEGGKGGRAAADFLGDPHAIAVGERLAKERGLHLGSHLRLAYGTESREWHVVAILKSDELGQAYAGRIAVVDIAAAQEAFGRLGRLSRIDVLTAPDASVGEVRATLQRTLGGGVSVERPRARSEQVESLLAAFQLNLTALSAIAVFVGMFLIYNAMSIAVVRRRREIGILRELGVTRRQIAGMFLVEGAAYGVAGSAVGVALGIALAKAALGTVSATVTALYIRVEAEHLAISAAIVAQAVAVGLVTAVIASVAPAIEAAGTPPGQTAREGSRSGTSARTIALVSLAGALMLAIAGTLSWAATVYRQPYAGMAAAFAIMSGFCLLTPAITTGLSRIARPVWDRLFGAEGLLAAGYLSASLDRTSIVVAALMVSLAMFVGVSVMVGSFRRTVEAWVDQTIRADLFLQSSTRDVSGADATVPPRVLEGLKNLPTIRAIDEYRSVDQTYRGRQTVLFAATFDVLAREGRQLFRRGESREVIAHAKQAGEAIVTEGFALKFRVNEGDAITLETPTGRHTFRIAGVFYDYETGGPMISVDRGLYRKVWRDDTVDSMAIYLKPGMDPLAVRTQIERRFAKDRLDITANRELHDLVLRIFDQTFSVTYALEFISVLVAVLGIINTMTALILQRGRELGILRAVGATRRQLQRIILLESALIGGIGYVIGAACGSALGLLLIYVINKQFFGWTVQVHWTPDVFVQGAAIMIATSILAGWLPARQAGNRRVIEAVRAE encoded by the coding sequence TTGCTGACGCTCTTCCGCTTCATTTCGTGGCGGCACCTGGCCGGCGAGCGCTTCAAGACAGCGGTCGCCGTACTGGGTGTAGCTTTGGGCATCGCCGTATTCCTGGCAATCCGGCTCGCGAACGGAAGCGTGCTGGCGGCGTTCCGGTCGACGGTCGATGCCGTGAGCGGAAAGGCCCAGTTGCGGGTCTACGGCGGGCCGCAGGGTCTGGCGGACGGCGCGTATCTGAAGGTTCGCGGCGCGCGTGAAGTCGCGGCGGTTGCCCCGATCGTTGAGGCGGCGGTTGTGGCGCCTGATTGGCACAACATGCCGGTGACCGTGCTCGGCGTGGATCTATTCAGCGAGCCAGCATTTCGCAGCTACACACTGGAGGGTGGTAAAGGCGGACGCGCGGCGGCGGACTTCCTGGGAGATCCACACGCAATCGCGGTCGGCGAACGCCTGGCAAAGGAACGCGGGCTGCATCTCGGCAGCCATCTGCGACTCGCGTACGGTACTGAAAGTCGCGAGTGGCACGTCGTTGCGATCCTCAAATCGGACGAACTCGGGCAGGCTTATGCCGGGCGGATCGCGGTGGTCGACATCGCCGCCGCACAGGAGGCGTTTGGCAGGCTGGGGCGCCTCTCGCGGATCGACGTGCTTACAGCACCGGATGCTTCGGTAGGTGAGGTGCGAGCGACTCTCCAGCGGACTCTTGGTGGCGGGGTGTCGGTGGAGCGGCCGCGGGCGCGCAGCGAGCAGGTCGAAAGCCTCCTGGCCGCGTTTCAGTTGAACCTGACGGCGCTGAGCGCGATCGCCGTGTTCGTGGGCATGTTCCTCATCTACAACGCGATGAGCATCGCGGTCGTTAGGCGCCGCCGGGAGATCGGCATCCTGCGAGAACTGGGGGTGACGCGGCGGCAGATTGCAGGTATGTTCCTCGTTGAGGGGGCGGCGTACGGCGTCGCGGGATCGGCCGTTGGCGTGGCGCTTGGAATCGCACTCGCAAAGGCGGCGCTGGGAACGGTATCCGCCACGGTCACAGCGCTTTACATCCGCGTTGAAGCCGAGCATCTTGCCATCAGCGCGGCGATAGTGGCACAGGCGGTGGCGGTGGGATTGGTGACAGCCGTGATCGCGAGCGTCGCGCCGGCGATTGAGGCGGCGGGGACTCCCCCCGGGCAGACGGCGCGGGAAGGCAGTCGCTCCGGCACGTCCGCGCGTACAATCGCTCTGGTTTCTCTGGCAGGCGCCCTCATGCTGGCTATCGCGGGAACGTTGAGTTGGGCGGCGACGGTGTACAGACAGCCATATGCGGGAATGGCGGCGGCGTTTGCGATCATGAGCGGATTCTGCCTCCTCACGCCTGCAATAACTACCGGGCTCAGCCGTATCGCACGTCCTGTATGGGACCGGTTGTTCGGCGCGGAAGGCCTTCTGGCGGCCGGGTATCTGTCCGCGTCTCTGGATCGGACGTCCATCGTCGTCGCCGCGCTTATGGTCAGCCTTGCGATGTTCGTGGGAGTGAGCGTGATGGTCGGTTCGTTCCGGAGAACCGTGGAGGCCTGGGTCGATCAGACGATTCGTGCGGACCTGTTCCTTCAATCGAGCACCCGCGACGTCAGCGGCGCAGACGCAACGGTGCCTCCTCGCGTGCTCGAAGGCCTGAAGAATCTGCCGACGATCCGGGCGATCGACGAATACCGTTCAGTTGATCAGACTTACCGGGGGCGGCAGACAGTGCTGTTCGCCGCCACGTTTGACGTTCTGGCGCGGGAAGGCCGGCAGTTGTTCCGTCGCGGCGAAAGCCGCGAGGTCATCGCGCACGCGAAACAGGCCGGCGAGGCGATCGTTACAGAGGGGTTCGCCCTCAAGTTCCGGGTGAATGAGGGTGACGCCATCACGCTGGAGACGCCAACCGGCCGGCACACGTTCCGGATTGCTGGGGTCTTCTACGACTACGAAACGGGCGGCCCAATGATCTCCGTGGACCGCGGCCTGTACCGCAAGGTATGGCGGGACGATACCGTCGACAGCATGGCGATCTACCTGAAGCCGGGGATGGATCCGCTTGCGGTCAGGACGCAGATCGAGCGTCGATTCGCGAAGGACAGGCTGGACATCACCGCCAACCGCGAACTGCATGACCTGGTGCTTCGCATCTTCGACCAGACGTTCAGTGTAACCTACGCGCTGGAATTCATCTCGGTGCTGGTGGCGGTGCTGGGGATCATCAATACGATGACGGCGCTGATCCTTCAACGCGGGCGCGAGCTGGGCATCCTGCGCGCCGTCGGGGCCACCCGCCGGCAGTTGCAGCGGATCATCCTGCTGGAATCCGCACTGATCGGCGGAATCGGCTACGTCATCGGCGCCGCTTGTGGAAGCGCGCTCGGATTGCTGTTGATCTATGTCATCAACAAGCAGTTCTTCGGGTGGACGGTGCAGGTTCACTGGACGCCGGACGTATTCGTCCAGGGCGCGGCGATCATGATCGCAACGTCGATTCTGGCCGGGTGGCTGCCGGCTCGTCAGGCAGGCAACCGCCGCGTTATCGAGGCGGTGAGAGCGGAGTGA
- a CDS encoding proteasome accessory factor PafA2 family protein, which produces MADRIVGIETEFGCLVHDRSIGRPEMVVEAVKDHAFYEMGLGLIDVHARNYAFEPARSGGFLANGARLYVDEVGSHEEYATPECRNLFDLVAHDRAGRALLQSVVNALGWQGVVSFHNNSIDHFGGHTFGCHENYLVTGEDRFFREGLNDLLPFLVTRQIFAGVGRVGGHRLTRQRSNKNVMSVGEYEVDYVWVDNIYGVELDDSVPYQLSQRADHILRAVSSRVRFNRAIINPKRESFYDFSDHQRLHLLYGEANMSEYALALKVGTTWLVLDLVEMGAVPPEVRIPDALGTLKSVSRDQTWKWPVERSEGGSIGAVDLQRLYLEAARTYFSGRDEQTDWVLREWEETLDALERDPMILADRLDWVAKRSMLEAYMADQHIGWNDDTLHSLDMEYHNIDPESGLYYGLEQEGAMRRVVADSDVTAALETPPQNTRAKGRGAAIRALQARGTAEYIIDWDGVYLSRERAIHMHDPFETYMRDVESLSEE; this is translated from the coding sequence ATGGCAGACCGGATTGTGGGGATAGAGACGGAATTCGGCTGCCTGGTGCACGACCGCTCTATCGGGCGGCCGGAGATGGTCGTCGAGGCCGTCAAAGACCACGCCTTCTACGAAATGGGGCTGGGGCTGATCGACGTCCACGCCCGCAATTACGCCTTCGAGCCCGCCCGCAGCGGCGGTTTCCTCGCCAATGGCGCGCGGCTTTACGTTGATGAAGTCGGGAGCCATGAGGAATACGCCACGCCGGAATGCCGGAACCTCTTCGACCTCGTGGCCCACGACCGAGCCGGCCGGGCATTGCTCCAGAGCGTTGTCAACGCGTTGGGCTGGCAGGGGGTCGTCTCTTTTCACAACAACAGCATCGACCACTTCGGCGGCCACACGTTCGGCTGCCACGAGAACTACCTCGTTACCGGGGAGGATCGTTTCTTCCGCGAGGGCCTGAACGATCTCCTTCCGTTTCTCGTCACCCGTCAGATCTTCGCCGGTGTTGGGCGCGTGGGCGGTCATCGGCTGACGAGGCAGCGCAGCAACAAGAACGTGATGAGCGTCGGCGAATACGAGGTCGATTACGTCTGGGTGGACAACATCTACGGCGTTGAGCTCGACGACTCCGTTCCGTATCAGTTGAGCCAGCGCGCGGATCACATCCTGCGCGCCGTTTCCAGCCGCGTCCGCTTCAACAGGGCGATCATCAATCCCAAACGCGAGTCATTCTACGATTTCAGCGATCATCAGCGCCTCCACCTGCTCTACGGAGAGGCGAATATGAGCGAATACGCGCTGGCGTTGAAGGTAGGGACGACCTGGCTGGTTCTGGACCTGGTGGAAATGGGCGCCGTGCCGCCGGAGGTCAGAATACCGGATGCGCTCGGAACGCTAAAATCTGTCAGCCGGGACCAGACGTGGAAATGGCCGGTAGAGCGCAGCGAAGGCGGCTCGATCGGCGCGGTGGACCTTCAGCGGCTCTACCTGGAGGCAGCGCGAACGTACTTCAGCGGGCGGGACGAGCAAACAGATTGGGTCTTGCGCGAATGGGAGGAAACCCTGGACGCGCTGGAGCGGGACCCCATGATTCTGGCCGACCGGTTGGACTGGGTGGCCAAGCGATCGATGTTGGAAGCATATATGGCGGACCAGCACATCGGATGGAACGACGACACTCTGCACAGTCTCGACATGGAGTATCACAACATCGACCCGGAGAGCGGCCTTTACTACGGTTTGGAGCAGGAAGGCGCGATGCGCCGGGTGGTCGCCGATTCCGACGTCACGGCCGCGTTGGAGACGCCGCCACAGAACACACGGGCCAAGGGGCGCGGAGCGGCGATCAGGGCCCTGCAGGCGCGCGGAACGGCGGAGTACATCATCGACTGGGATGGCGTTTACCTCAGCCGCGAGCGCGCGATCCACATGCACGATCCGTTCGAGACCTATATGCGGGACGTCGAAAGCCTAAGCGAGGAGTGA
- a CDS encoding dockerin type I repeat-containing protein, which translates to MKHFIAVAWGLFLTGGMTLAATVYGDVTGDGQVTPADVTLLARVAGGLAPITDGIRRNGDVAPLNDYEAGSFGDGQITVLDAIRVARYLHALEPPEWPARPTYFPLEIGNSSTFRAYSSAGTPITGPGTGNPDITFTASSHSPEVVAGITYDAFTLFSPIEQLRVAPTMDPQNSRRAVARLGASYSDGSTESYSPPELVLEYPVQNGIQWGPDAMRATFDGVGIDLTYTGRTEGPMSVNLPTGLAFDNAYKITVSGVGTGYSYTAVYWHVAFVGLVMTGFSETQGGTTTSFMPELALVSANNHCVLYP; encoded by the coding sequence ATGAAGCACTTTATCGCGGTGGCATGGGGGTTGTTCCTGACTGGCGGCATGACACTCGCCGCAACGGTATACGGCGACGTTACCGGCGATGGACAGGTTACGCCCGCGGACGTAACACTCCTGGCGCGCGTTGCGGGCGGGCTGGCCCCGATCACCGACGGAATACGTCGCAACGGCGACGTCGCTCCCCTGAACGATTACGAAGCCGGTAGTTTCGGCGACGGACAGATCACGGTGCTGGACGCTATCCGCGTGGCGCGGTATCTGCATGCGCTGGAACCGCCTGAATGGCCGGCCCGTCCGACGTACTTCCCGCTGGAAATAGGCAATTCGTCCACTTTCCGCGCCTACAGCTCCGCCGGAACTCCCATCACAGGGCCGGGAACGGGCAATCCCGATATTACGTTCACCGCGAGCAGCCATTCACCGGAGGTGGTCGCCGGGATCACTTATGACGCATTTACTCTTTTCTCCCCCATCGAGCAGTTGAGGGTCGCGCCCACCATGGATCCGCAGAACAGCAGACGCGCGGTGGCGAGGCTCGGCGCCTCGTACTCGGATGGCTCGACGGAATCGTATTCGCCACCCGAACTCGTGCTTGAATATCCAGTCCAGAACGGGATCCAATGGGGGCCTGATGCGATGCGCGCCACGTTTGACGGGGTCGGGATTGACCTCACGTACACGGGCAGGACCGAAGGTCCGATGTCGGTCAACCTTCCCACGGGGCTTGCTTTCGACAACGCCTACAAAATCACCGTCTCGGGCGTGGGGACCGGTTACTCGTATACCGCGGTCTACTGGCACGTTGCGTTTGTGGGGCTGGTGATGACCGGCTTCTCGGAGACACAGGGGGGCACGACGACCTCCTTCATGCCGGAACTCGCCCTGGTTTCGGCCAACAACCACTGCGTCCTGTACCCCTGA
- a CDS encoding proteasome accessory factor PafA2 family protein, producing MLAIGFEGVDVTLQHTDRNDDTLHSLDMEYHNIEPESGLYYGLEQEGAMRRVVADSDVTSALETPPQNTRAKGRGAAIRALQARGTAEYIIDWDGVYLSRERAIHMHDPFETYMREVAGLTDAGELG from the coding sequence GTGCTTGCCATTGGATTTGAAGGGGTCGATGTCACGCTCCAGCATACAGATCGGAACGACGACACTCTGCACAGTCTCGACATGGAGTATCACAACATCGAACCTGAGAGCGGCCTTTACTACGGTCTTGAGCAGGAAGGCGCGATGCGCCGGGTGGTCGCCGATTCCGACGTCACGTCCGCGTTGGAGACGCCGCCACAGAACACACGGGCCAAGGGGCGCGGAGCGGCGATCAGGGCCCTGCAGGCGCGCGGAACGGCGGAGTACATCATCGATTGGGATGGCGTTTACCTCAGCCGCGAGCGCGCCATCCACATGCACGATCCGTTCGAGACGTACATGCGTGAGGTGGCAGGGCTGACGGATGCGGGGGAGCTCGGGTAA
- a CDS encoding DEAD/DEAH box helicase has translation MTFESFDFHPHIVAGVKAVGYTTPTPIQTQTIPPILQNKDVMGLAQTGTGKTAAFALPILQRLMNGPRRKLRALVIAPTRELAEQICESFTELGQKTGLRAMTVYGGVGMGPQLRGLRDGAEIVVACPGRLLDHIQRGSINLTGVEVLVLDEADRMFDMGFLPSIRQVIKSLPARRQTLLFSATMPDDIRRLAKEILHDPVTVEIGLTAPLEAVSHALYPVEQGLKTGLLMELLRNTDTESVLVFTRTKHRAKRVAQQLSAAGHGATCLQGNLSQNARQTALNGFRDGTFQILVATDIAARGIDVSTISHVVNYDMPNTADDYTHRIGRTGRAAKTGDAYTMVSPDDEAMVRSIERVMGCRLERRHVKGFEYTASAPKGEFNRAPRPPRPTSQRSKPAAAGVSPWSQSRRTRSGR, from the coding sequence GTGACATTCGAATCGTTTGATTTCCACCCCCACATCGTGGCGGGCGTGAAGGCGGTCGGCTACACCACGCCGACCCCGATCCAGACCCAGACTATCCCCCCCATCCTGCAGAACAAAGATGTGATGGGCCTTGCGCAAACCGGCACCGGCAAAACAGCCGCGTTCGCCCTTCCTATCCTCCAGCGCCTGATGAACGGACCGCGCCGAAAACTCCGCGCGCTCGTCATCGCCCCAACCCGCGAGCTTGCCGAGCAGATTTGCGAGTCGTTTACCGAACTCGGACAGAAGACCGGCCTGCGCGCGATGACCGTTTACGGCGGAGTCGGCATGGGGCCGCAGCTTCGTGGACTCCGTGACGGCGCCGAAATCGTCGTCGCCTGCCCGGGGCGCCTGCTCGACCACATTCAGCGAGGCTCGATCAACCTGACCGGCGTGGAAGTCCTGGTACTCGACGAAGCGGACCGCATGTTCGATATGGGCTTCCTGCCCTCGATCCGGCAGGTCATCAAGAGCCTGCCGGCCCGTCGCCAGACCCTCCTGTTTTCCGCCACCATGCCGGATGACATCCGCCGCCTGGCCAAGGAGATCCTCCACGATCCGGTGACGGTGGAAATCGGCCTCACGGCGCCGCTGGAAGCGGTATCGCACGCCCTCTATCCGGTGGAGCAGGGGCTCAAGACCGGCCTGCTGATGGAGCTGTTGCGCAACACCGACACCGAATCCGTGCTAGTGTTCACGCGCACCAAACACCGCGCCAAAAGAGTTGCGCAGCAACTCAGCGCCGCGGGCCACGGGGCAACCTGCCTTCAGGGCAACCTGTCGCAGAACGCGAGACAGACGGCGCTGAATGGCTTCCGCGACGGCACGTTCCAAATTCTGGTCGCTACAGACATCGCGGCGCGCGGCATCGATGTGTCCACCATCTCCCACGTGGTCAACTATGACATGCCGAACACAGCGGACGACTACACCCACCGCATCGGACGCACCGGCCGCGCCGCGAAGACCGGGGACGCGTACACGATGGTGTCGCCGGACGACGAGGCTATGGTCCGGTCCATTGAGCGCGTGATGGGCTGCCGGTTGGAGCGTCGCCACGTGAAGGGGTTTGAGTACACGGCTTCCGCTCCGAAGGGCGAGTTCAACCGCGCGCCTCGCCCTCCGCGCCCCACAAGCCAGCGGAGCAAGCCCGCGGCGGCAGGCGTGTCTCCGTGGTCGCAGTCGCGCCGAACCCGCTCGGGACGCTAA
- a CDS encoding YbjQ family protein, producing MIVTTGNDVAGHTISSYIGVVRGIVVRSQNVAQGFVGSINQIFGGNIEVYTQVCEEARQHAFDLMVQHAQAMGADGIIAMRYDATEYTTGATEVLAYGTAVKLS from the coding sequence GTGATTGTAACGACTGGAAACGACGTAGCGGGACACACGATTTCGAGTTACATTGGAGTCGTTCGCGGAATCGTGGTGCGATCACAAAACGTGGCGCAGGGCTTTGTCGGCAGCATCAACCAGATCTTCGGCGGGAACATCGAAGTCTACACACAGGTCTGCGAGGAAGCCAGGCAGCACGCGTTTGACCTGATGGTCCAGCATGCACAGGCGATGGGCGCCGACGGCATTATCGCGATGAGATACGACGCCACCGAATACACCACCGGCGCGACGGAGGTCCTCGCCTACGGGACCGCCGTAAAACTGAGTTGA
- a CDS encoding enoyl-ACP reductase, with translation MSGLLAGKTALVMGARNKWSIAWAIAQAYSAQGAKLALTYQGDREEKPVNELAESLGGALVMNCDVTDSAQVEAVFAQIRSEYGRLDAMVHAIAYAKREDLTGTFLDTSRDGFLLAMDVSVYSLVETAKHAAALMTDGGSIQTLTYLGGERVVPNYNVMGVAKAALQASVRYLAADLGPKNIRVNALSAGPIKTMAARGISDFDIMLHAVEERSPLRRNVTQQEVANASVFLASDLASAVTGETFHVDCGYHITAL, from the coding sequence ATGTCAGGACTTTTGGCGGGCAAAACGGCGCTTGTGATGGGCGCCAGGAACAAATGGAGCATCGCGTGGGCCATTGCGCAGGCCTATTCCGCGCAGGGGGCGAAACTGGCGCTGACGTACCAGGGAGATCGCGAAGAGAAGCCGGTGAATGAACTCGCCGAGTCTCTCGGCGGTGCGCTGGTTATGAATTGCGACGTTACTGATTCCGCCCAGGTGGAGGCGGTGTTCGCGCAGATCCGATCGGAATACGGCAGGCTGGACGCGATGGTTCACGCCATCGCTTACGCAAAGCGCGAGGACCTGACCGGAACGTTTCTGGATACTTCCCGCGATGGATTCCTGCTAGCGATGGATGTGAGCGTATACTCTCTCGTCGAAACGGCCAAGCATGCGGCAGCACTCATGACGGATGGCGGCAGCATCCAGACGCTCACTTACCTTGGCGGGGAACGCGTCGTCCCGAATTATAACGTGATGGGCGTGGCCAAGGCAGCCCTGCAAGCGAGCGTTCGCTACCTCGCGGCGGATCTCGGCCCGAAAAACATTCGGGTGAACGCGCTCAGCGCGGGACCCATCAAGACGATGGCCGCGCGCGGGATTTCCGATTTCGACATTATGCTACACGCCGTGGAAGAACGCTCACCGCTTCGCCGAAACGTGACGCAGCAGGAGGTCGCCAATGCGAGCGTTTTCCTGGCCAGTGACCTGGCGTCCGCGGTTACGGGCGAAACATTCCACGTGGACTGCGGGTATCACATCACAGCACTGTAA
- a CDS encoding ABC transporter ATP-binding protein, with protein MIRLQGVTKEYLGEGDDVFAVRDVSLHVAAGEFVAVMGRSGSGKSTLLNLIGGLEKPTSGVVQVAGKRLDQLGDTALTEFRREEIGIIFQFFNLLPTLTVAENVALPARLAGRKNGLSTRVAELLDRVGLTDRAHFRPHKLSGGEMQRAAIARALVNEPSLLLADEPTGNLDTRLATEVLEDLRATADERGCTVVLVTHSADASQFADRCYWMHDGSLGNTPYEQALPHEEAAAC; from the coding sequence TTGATCCGTTTACAGGGTGTAACGAAGGAGTATCTGGGCGAAGGCGACGATGTGTTTGCCGTGCGGGACGTAAGCCTGCACGTTGCCGCTGGAGAGTTCGTGGCGGTGATGGGCCGCAGTGGGAGCGGCAAGAGCACGCTATTGAACCTTATCGGCGGGCTCGAAAAGCCGACATCGGGAGTGGTGCAGGTGGCGGGTAAGCGGCTGGACCAACTCGGCGACACCGCACTCACCGAATTCCGCCGCGAGGAGATCGGTATTATATTCCAGTTCTTCAACCTGCTGCCTACGCTGACCGTCGCGGAGAATGTAGCGCTGCCGGCCAGACTGGCCGGGAGAAAGAACGGATTATCGACGCGTGTCGCCGAACTCCTCGATCGGGTTGGCTTGACGGACCGGGCGCATTTCCGACCGCACAAGCTGAGCGGTGGAGAGATGCAACGCGCGGCCATCGCCCGGGCCCTGGTCAACGAGCCGAGCCTGCTTCTAGCCGACGAGCCGACCGGCAACCTCGATACGCGTCTCGCCACCGAAGTGCTGGAAGACCTGCGGGCGACGGCCGATGAGCGAGGCTGTACCGTGGTGCTCGTCACGCACTCGGCGGATGCGTCCCAGTTCGCGGACCGTTGCTACTGGATGCACGACGGCAGCCTCGGCAACACACCCTACGAGCAGGCCTTGCCGCACGAGGAGGCAGCGGCTTGCTGA